The following is a genomic window from Burkholderia oklahomensis C6786.
GCATAACAGGTCATCAAAAATTTTCTTGACTGAATTGGATTCTCCCATTTATAAAAGCACCACCAAGCTTGCAGTGCTTCCTGTACGTCGAATGAGGGGGTTGAGGAAGTGCCGAGGCTTTGTGTGACGGTATAAGGGCGTAGCCCGTGTTTATTTTTATTTAGTGGGGAACTAGGAATATGGATACCGGTATCGTGAAATGGTTTAACGATGCTAAGGGCTTCGGCTTTATTACGTCGGACAATGGCGGCGAGGATTTGTTTGCCCATTTCTCCGAAATCAAGATGGACGGCTTCAAGACCCTTAAAGAGAATCAGCGTGTGTCGTTCGAAGTGAAAACCGGTCCGAAAGGCAAGCAAGCCGCGAATATTCAGGCGCTTTGAACGCCTGAAACGCACCGAGGGCCGTGCAAACCCCCGCCTAGGCGGGGGTTTTGGTTTTTCGGGCGGGTAGAATAGGAACCGCCAGCGCCGCGGGCTGTCCCCCCGCGCCCATCCGACAAAACACGAAGCACCGTCTGCCCGCCATCCATGTCCGCCTCGCCGCTGCTCCACCCTGCGATCGACGCGCCGCTCGCGTTCGTCGATCTCGAAACCACCGGCGGCTCGGCCGTCGAGCATCGCATCACCGAAATCGGCGTCGTCGTCGTGAGCGCGGATCACGTGTCGACCTGGACGACGCTCGTCAATCCGCGGCAGGCAATCCCGCCCTTCATCCAGCAACTGACAGGCATCACGGACGACATGGTGCGCGGCGCGCCGACGTTCGCCGACGTCGCGTCCGCATTGTTCGAGCGACTCGACGGCAAGCTCTTCGTGGCGCACAACGCGAGCTTCGACCGCGGTTTTCTGCGCGCGGAATTCGAGCGGGCGGGTTTTGCGTTCAATCCGGACGTGCTCTGCACGGTGCGGCTGTCGCGCGTGCTCTTTCCGCGCGAGTCGCGTCACGGGCTCGACGCGCTGATCGCGCGCCACGCGCTCACGCCGTCGGCGCGCCACCGGGCGCTCGCCGATGCGGATCTCATCTGGCAGTTCTGGCAGAAATTGCACGACGCGATACCGGGCGAGCACCTGCGTGAGCAGATCGAGCGCACGACGCGCCGTTTCCGGCTCGCGGGCGAGTTGACGGAAGAGCACCTGGAGCGCGCGCCAGCCGGTTGCGGCGTCTATGCGCTGTTCGGCGACAACGATGTGCCGCTCTACGTGGGCCGCAGCGTCCGGGTCAGGCAGCGGCTGCGCGCGCTGCTGACGGGCGAGCGGCGCTCGTCGAAGGAAATGCGGCTGGCGCAACTGGTTCGGCGCGTCGAGTGGCGCGAGACAGGCGGCGAGCTCGGCGCGCTGCTGGCCGAGGCGGACTGGATTGCTTCGCTCGCGCCGTCATTCAACCGGCGGCCCGACCGCAGCGCGGCGCGCCCGGCCGGCGATGCGAACTGGCCGTTCGACGGGCCGGTTGCGTTCGAGGAGCGCGGCGCTTCGAGCGTCTTCCACGTGGTCGACCGATGGCGCTACGTCGGCGCCGCATCATCGATCGAGCAGGCCGCGGCGCTTGCGGCCGAAGCGAGCGAGGCGAGCGAACGCGGGGCGGACGCCGCGCCGGTGGTGCGCCGCATTCTGCAAACGCATCTTGCGCGCGGGCTGCAGCTGATTCCGCTTGCGGGCGCGGCGCGCGCCGACGCTCAGCCGACGGCGCTTGGGCCGCCCGCCGTGCAGACGTGCGACAGCGCGGTGCCGAGTGCGTCTTTCTGGCCGGAATCGTAGCGCGTCAGCGTTTTCCAATTCGCGACGCTGCGTGCGAGACGCGACGGACAATCCGGCGCGTCGCGCAGCGGCGCGACGCGAGCGAGCGCGGCGATCAGCGACTGGGTCAGCCGATCGAGCTGCGGCCGCGTGCTCGTCGCGAGATCGGGCGCGGGGCCTTCGGGACCGTGCGTCGCGCGCCACGTCGCAAAAAGCGCGTTCTGCACCTGCTTGCTCGCCGTGATTTGGTCGTCGAAAAAGGCACGAGCGTAGGCGGGATCCACGCCGTTCGCCGTCGCGCGCCGCTCGACGTCGGCAAGGAGCGCCGCCTCGCGCGGCGGATCCGAGATCGGCTTCTTGTTGATCCACTTCCAGTGGGCGACGGGCTCGGCGAGCGAGAGGCGCTGCGACGCGAGTGCGACGAGGTTCGTGAGCGCGGTGTCGTCGCCGTCGGCGGCGGCGATGCGAGGGGCGGTCAGCACGGCGAGGCCGAGCGCGGCGGCGGCCAGGCTTGCGCGAAGCGACAGTTTCATGGCGAAAAATGACAATGCCGGCCTGTGGGAGCCGGACGACGGGAAAAACAGAAGAATAAGCGAAGACGTTGCGCGGCGACGCGGCGCAAGCGGGAGATCAGCGGATGCAGCAACTCCGACCCGGCTGGCCGATGCGGCCCGGGTTCAGCGCGGCTTGCCGAGAAGAGGAAGCGATGGAGCGCACGGAAACGTTCGCGAACACGCGACGGTTCACCGGCCCGAACGCGCCGTCAGCGAATGCACGGTCACTTCGGCGTGCACAGCTTGTGCTGCTCGTCGAGGAACGCGCGCACATGCTCGGGCAGCTCGGCGAGAAACTCGACGGCCACGGGCTCGGGGTCCGGGCTCATCACTTTCTCGGGCGGCGGGATGCGGGTTGGCCTTTCGTCCATGATCTCTCTCCTTGGTCAAGTGATTATCGATCGCAAGCTTTGCTTTGTGCCAGCGTTCAATCGTTAGATTTTGTCTATGTTGCTTAAACGGCACATGCGTTTGCGTTGATTTGCAGCAATGCGCGATCCCGTACGGATGCGCATCCTACGCAGCGCAATCGCAAACGGCCTTGTTATACTGCGCGCCTCTTTTTATCGAGCTGCGATGAAACGTTCGACGCGATGGATGAGCCTCGTCTGGCTGGCGCTGGTACTCAACGTACTGTCGCCCGTCATCGGCTACGCGCGCGCGGCCGCGAACGCGTCCGACGCGCCGTTCGCGCTCGAATTGTGCAGCGCAGCGGGCGCGAGGCGCATCGTTGTCGATGGCGGGACACGCCAGGATGGCGGCTCGCTCGCGCACGTCGCGCATTGCGTCTACTGTCCCGGCTTCGCCGCCAACGTCGCGCTCGGCTCGAGCGCGCCCGCGTTGCCCGGCTTCGTCCGCGCATTCGTCCATGCGAGCCGCGTCGAGCGGCCCGCCGTCTTCTTCCGCCGCGGCGTGCGCATCGCGCAGCCGCGCGCCCCGCCTGAAACCGTACCGGTCTGATCCCAGCAGTTCGCTCGCGCGTCGCCACGCGTGAGCGCCGTCGCACGCGCGACGCCCGGCGCCATGCCCGCTCTTCAGCGAAGACCGGCATGGTGCGCATTCGCGTGCGCGGCGATTCGCCGACCACGTTTTCAGGATTTGCTTCTCCATGTCCAATGCTCTTGCCGCGCGCGTCGCGCGCAGGCGGCTCGCGGCCGCCTGCCTCGCGTCATTCGCCTGGCCCGTCGCCCATGCGGCGTCGACGGCCGCCGCGCCTACCGATTCAACGTCCGCCGCCGCCGCCGCCGCCGCGACGACCGCATCCGGGAAAACCTTGGATGTCGTCACCGTCACCGCGCAGCGCCCCGCATTCGCGCCCGAAACGCCGGGCGTCGTCGAGGCGCTCACCCGCGACCAGATCGACTCGCACGTCAACGTGACGACCGAAGACGCGCTCAAGTACGCACCGAACCTGATGGTGCGCCGGCGCTACATCGGCGACCGCAATTCCGTGTTCGCCGGCCGCGACTTCAACGAACTGCAGAGCGCGCGCGGGCTCGTCTACGCGGACGGCCTCCTGCTGTCCAATCTGCTCGGCTCGAGCTATTCGTATCCGCCGCGCTGGTCGCTGATCCAGCCCGACGACATCGCGCGCGTCGACGTGCTGTACGGCCCGTTCTCCGCGCTCTATCCGGGCAACGCGATCGGCTCGACCGTGCAGATCACGACGCGCAAGCCGGAGCGGCTCGACGCGTCGGTGTCGACGCAGTTCTTCACGCAGCGCTACCGCGACGGCTACGGTTTCGCCGACAGCTTCGGCGGCAACCATCAAACCGCGCGGATCGCCGACCGGATCGGGCGCTTCTGGTACGCGCTGTCGCTCGACCGGCTCGAAAACGACGGCCAGCCGATGCAGTACGCGAGCCCGAACGGCGCGTACGACCCGAGGCTCGGCGCGCCGGTACCGGTGCCGGTGACGGGCGCGGTCTCCGACGTCGGCCCGAACGGCCGGCCGCGGACGATCGTCGGCGCGCAGACGATCGAGCGCACCGAGCAGCTCAACGAGACGCTGCGCTTCGGCTATGCGTTCACCGATCATATCGACGCGACGGTCACGCTGGGACATTGGGAGAATCACTACCGTCAGCATGGCGACACGTTCCTGCGCGACGCGGCCGGCAACCCGGTGTACGGCGGAAACGTGTCGTTCGGCGGGCGCAGCTACACGGTGTCGCCGGCCGCGTTCGCGCCGCAGAGCGGCGATCAGGAGAACTGGCTGTACGGGCTCGGGCTCGACGCGCGGCTTGCGTCCGGCTGGAAGCTGTCGGCGACCGCGTCCGCGTATGACGTGTCGCGTGACGTGTTGCGGATGGCGTCGAGCGCGCCGCCCGCCGCGTGGGACGGCGGCGCGGGCACGGTATTCCGCGGCGACGGCACCGGCTGGCGTACCTTCGATCTGCGCGCGGAATCGCCCGACGTGCGCGGACACCGCTTCTCGTTCGGCTATCACTTCGACACTTATTTCCTGCGCAACGCGACCTACAACACCTCGAACTGGTTGAACGCGGTGCCGACGACGCTCGCGAACGGCTACCGCGGCAACACGCGCACGCAGGCGCTGTACGCGCAGGACGCGTGGCGCTTCGCGCCCGGCTGGCTCGCGACGCTCGGCCTGCGCTACGAGCGGTGGGACGCATACGGCGGCGAGCTCGGCAACGCGAACGCGACGCTTGGCTACGCGGATCGCGGCGCGACTGCGCTGTCGCCGAAGCTCGCGCTCGAATGGCAGCCCGCGGACGCATGGCGCTTCCGGTTGTCGTTCGCGACGGGCACGCGCTTTCCGACCGTCGCCGAGCTGTTCCAGGGAACGATCTCGAACAACGCGATCGTCAACAACAACCCGAACCTGCAGCCGGAAAAGGCGATCGACTGGGACTTCACCGCCGAGCGCGACGTCGGCTTCGGCGTCGTGCGCGCGAGCGTGTTCCAGAGTGATCTGCGCAACTCGATCTACAGCCAGACGACGGTCGCCGGCGCTTCGACGTATACGAACATCTCGAACGTCGACCGCGTGCGCGTGCGGGGCGTCGAGCTCGCGTTTTCGGGGCAGGACGTCGGGATCAAGGGGCTCGACGTCGACGCGAACGTGTCCGCGACGAATGCGCAGACGCTTGCCGACACGGCGAATCCGAACTATGTCGGCGCGCGCTGGCCGCGGATCCCCCGAATGCGAGCGAACCTGCTCGCGTCGTACCGCTTCGACGAGCACTGGATGACGAGCGTCGGCGTTCGCTATTCAGGGCGCCAGTACAACACGCTCGACAACGGCGATGTGAACCCGAACGTGTACGGCGGCACCAGCTCGTTTACGGTCGTCGATCTGAAGGCGCGCTACCGGTTCGATCGCCACTGGCTCGCGTCGTTCGGCATCGACAACGTCACCGACCGCCGCTACTACGTGTTCCATCCGTATCCGGGCCGGACGTTCTATGGAGAGTTGAAATGGTCGCTGTGAAGTGCTTTCTCTCGGGCGGCGCGCTGCTCGCGTTCGCATGCGGCGCGCTCGCGCAAGATGCGCCGGCGGCGGCGGGCGCGTCGGCGCCGCATGCGGCGCACATGGCGATGGACTCCATGACGGCGGGTTCGACGCAGAAGGCGCCGCTCGCGACGGGGGCCGCGTTCGACGCGCGTCATCGGCTGTGGGTCGCATGGGTCGAAGGGCAGCACGTCGTCGTCGTGCATTCGGACGACGCCGGGCGCACGCTGTCCGCGCCCGCGACGGTCAACGCGCTGCCCGAACCGGTCTACACGAGCGCCGAGAATCGGCCGAAGCTCGCCGCTAGCCCGGACGGACGCGCGATCTACGTCACGTGGTCGATGCCGCTCGACGCGCCGTATACCGGAATGGTGCGCTTCTCGCGCTCGCTCGACGGCGGCGCGACGTGGTCGGTGCCGATCACCGTGCATCATGACCGGCAGGCGATCACGCATCGTTTCGACATGCTGACGGTCGATCCGCAAGGCCGAATCTTCGTCGCGTGGATCGACAAGCGCGATCTCGTCGCCGCGCAGCGGGCAGGGCGCTCGTACGACGGCGCGGCGATCTACTACGCGGTGTCGACCGACGGCGGCGCGACGTTCGAGCCGGAGCGCAAGGTGACGGATCACACGTGCGAATGCTGCCGGATCGCGATGGCGATCGATCCCGACGGCCGCGTGCAGGCCGCGTGGCGCAACGTGTTTCCGGGGCAGATCCGCGACCACGCGCTCGCGGTGCTGCCTGCATCGGCGGATCGCGCGATCGAGCCCGCGCGCGCGACGTTCTCGAACTGGCACGTCGAGGCGTGTCCCGATCACGGGCCCGCGCTCGCGATCACGACGGACGGCGTGCGTCATCTCGCGTGGTTCGGCGTGGTCGACGGCAAGGCCGACGTGTTCTATTCGCGGCTCGATGCGAGCGGCGCGCCGCGCGGCAAGCCGTTCGCGTTCGGCGCCGATCCGGCGGCGCCGAACGAGCAGGCGTCGCACGCGGCGCTCGTCGCGCAGCGCGACACGCTGTGGCTCGCGTGGAAGGCGTTCGACGGCGACGCGATGCGCATCAGGCTGCGGCGTTCCGACGACGGCGGCGCGCACTGGAGCGCGCCGCGCACGCTCGCGGAAACGTCGGGCGCGAGCGACAACCCGCAATTGCTGCTCGACCGCGGACGCGTCTATCTGTCATGGCGCACGCGCAACGACGGTTATCGTCTGATCGACGTGGAGGAAACGCGATGAAGCGCATCGTCTTCACGTTCGCGGCGCTCGTCGTCGCGGCGTCGAGCGCCGCGGCCGAGCTGCAGCCGCTGCGCGCGGCGGATGTCGCGTCGCTCTATGCGAGCGGGCGCGGCGCGCCGCTCGTCGTCGAAATCTGGTCGCTCGACTGCGGCTATTGCCGCGAGAACGCCGCGCATCTCGTCGAATGGCAGCGGCGACATCCGCAGGTGCGGGTCGCGCTCGTCGCGCTCGATTCGCTCGACGAGCATGCGCGGCAGCTCGCCGACGCGCTCGCGCAGATGAAGCTGCCCGGGAGCGTCGCGCAATACGCGAACGACGAACCGATGCCGGAGCGGCTGCGCGCGGCGCTCGATCCGGGCTGGCGCGGCGAGTTGCCGCGCACGGTGTGGATCGGTGCGGACGGCGCACGGCGCGCGAAGAGCGGGCTGCTCGCGCCGGGTGTGCTCGATACGTGGCTGCAACGTCGGGATAACTGACGATCGGCGTGCGGAAAGCGATGTCGTCGGCACGCCGGAATCGCTTCGGCTTGCCGACGGCTTGCGCGGCGGCGCGTCGCGTCTTGCGCGTGAATGCGCGATCGCGTGCGAAGGTCTTTCGAGCAAGGGGGCGATCGGAAGATCGGTGCCCATGGACGAAGAAGACGCGGCGCGGCCGCGGAGATGGAGGGGGCGGGGAAAGCGCCCGGCGGCCATGCGGCGCGCCGGGCGATATACAACGTCAGGCTCGCTTGAATAGCCGGATCACGAACAACAGGATGACGGCGCCGATGACGGCGACGATGATCGAGCTGATGAACCCGCCGCCGATGTGAATGCCGAGAATGCCGGCGAGCCAGCCTCCGATGACTGCGCCGACGATGCCGACGATGATGTCCACGAGCAGCCCGAAGCCGCCGCCCTTCACGAGCAGGCCGGCAAGCCAGCCGGCGATTGCGCCGATGATGAGCCACATAATCAAGCCATGAGCCATGGTGGTCCTCTCCTTTGTTAACTTCCACGAATGAACCGACGTCGGGCGCTGCCTGTGACGTGACGCGGATCGCACGTCGATCCCGGAGCGTCGCACACGCAATTTACTGCAATAGACGGGTCAGGATCGTTAAGTAATGTTACGCACCTCGTTCGGATTGACCAAATATTTTTTGCGAGCCGGATCTCGGTGAGCAAATTGAAATAAAAACGTAATGAAAATCTGCACTCGATTCTTTCGTGTCGGCAAACGATGCGAATGCGGCACCGCAACGAACGCCGGATCGTTCGCGATGCGAAAGGAATCGACGATAGGGGGAGACGAACGGGCGCTCTGTGCGGCGCGTTACCGTTCAGGGTGACGAACGAATCGTGCATGTCTTCGGTCGGGCGCGCCGGCGCTGCGACGCGCCGATGCCGTCGCGCGGCTCGGCTCCCCGCGTCGAACGGCGCGTGTGGTTCAATCGGGCGGAAAGGCGGCGAAAAGCGGCGTGTCCTCGGCCGACGCCGAAAACGCCGTCAGACGCGGATGGGCCGCTTCGTCGACGATTTCCGGCAACACCATCTGCGTGAAGCGCCACGCGATCGCGACGGTCGCGCCGGTTTGCGCGAGCCGGTTGTCGTGCGCGGCGAATCGGGTCCACGGCAATGACGCTTCGAGCGCGCCGTATGCGGCGTGCAACTGGCCGCGCACGCGTTCGACCCACGGCTCGTATTGCTTATCGGGCGGTCTCAGTCGGCGCTCATAGACGATCTGCACGGTTTTTTCGCACGCGGCGAGCGCGAGGCCCGCGAGCTTTGCCGCGAGCGCATGCTCGGCCGCGTCGCGCGGACCGGGCGGCGCGTCGGGGGAAGCGATCGCGCGCGCATAGTCGAGGATCAGTGTCGAATCCATCAGGATTTCGCCGTCGTCGAGCAACAGCGTCGGGGCCTTGACGACCGGATTGATCGCCCGGAACGCGTCGAACTCGCCGAAGACCGACACCGGCGCGTGCTCGAATTCGATCCGAAGCAGGCGCAGGCCGATCGCCGCGCGGCGCACGTACGGCGAGTCAAGCATGCCGATCAATTTCATCGCGATTTTCCTTGAGCGGGGATGAGACGGGGACGGCGCGGCGCGTGATGTTCGCGCGCGCCGGCTTCGGCCGGGTTCTTCTGCGCGTCGGGCTGCGGCCGGCGAAGCTCGTCCGCACGCAGAAAGTCGCGATGCACGAGGAACTCGAGCAGTGCGTCCGAATCGCGCCGGCAGCGGTCCGGATCGTATTTCAGCTCGCTCGAATACCACTGCGCGACCGAACCGATGCCGAGCTGTGCGATGCGCGCGCGGTTCGCGGGCGACGACGTGCAGCGCGCCCACGCAAGCCGGTCGCGTTCCGCGTAGCTCGCATCGATGTGCGCATCGGTCGGCGTGCGATACGCTTCGTCGTGGACGATCGCATCGAGCGGCAGCCGGTCGCGTTTCGCGGGGGCTTCGTCCGGATAACCGACGACGAGCGTCGTGATCGGCGCACATGTTTTCGGCAGCGCGAGCGCGGCCGCGATGCCGCGCATCGCGGTCAGTGTCGAACCCATGTAGCACACGCCGAGGCCGCGGGCCTCGAAGGCGAGGCACACGTTCTGCGC
Proteins encoded in this region:
- a CDS encoding sialidase family protein, yielding MVAVKCFLSGGALLAFACGALAQDAPAAAGASAPHAAHMAMDSMTAGSTQKAPLATGAAFDARHRLWVAWVEGQHVVVVHSDDAGRTLSAPATVNALPEPVYTSAENRPKLAASPDGRAIYVTWSMPLDAPYTGMVRFSRSLDGGATWSVPITVHHDRQAITHRFDMLTVDPQGRIFVAWIDKRDLVAAQRAGRSYDGAAIYYAVSTDGGATFEPERKVTDHTCECCRIAMAIDPDGRVQAAWRNVFPGQIRDHALAVLPASADRAIEPARATFSNWHVEACPDHGPALAITTDGVRHLAWFGVVDGKADVFYSRLDASGAPRGKPFAFGADPAAPNEQASHAALVAQRDTLWLAWKAFDGDAMRIRLRRSDDGGAHWSAPRTLAETSGASDNPQLLLDRGRVYLSWRTRNDGYRLIDVEETR
- a CDS encoding GlsB/YeaQ/YmgE family stress response membrane protein; protein product: MAHGLIMWLIIGAIAGWLAGLLVKGGGFGLLVDIIVGIVGAVIGGWLAGILGIHIGGGFISSIIVAVIGAVILLFVIRLFKRA
- a CDS encoding chorismate mutase, giving the protein MKLSLRASLAAAALGLAVLTAPRIAAADGDDTALTNLVALASQRLSLAEPVAHWKWINKKPISDPPREAALLADVERRATANGVDPAYARAFFDDQITASKQVQNALFATWRATHGPEGPAPDLATSTRPQLDRLTQSLIAALARVAPLRDAPDCPSRLARSVANWKTLTRYDSGQKDALGTALSHVCTAGGPSAVG
- a CDS encoding exonuclease domain-containing protein — protein: MSASPLLHPAIDAPLAFVDLETTGGSAVEHRITEIGVVVVSADHVSTWTTLVNPRQAIPPFIQQLTGITDDMVRGAPTFADVASALFERLDGKLFVAHNASFDRGFLRAEFERAGFAFNPDVLCTVRLSRVLFPRESRHGLDALIARHALTPSARHRALADADLIWQFWQKLHDAIPGEHLREQIERTTRRFRLAGELTEEHLERAPAGCGVYALFGDNDVPLYVGRSVRVRQRLRALLTGERRSSKEMRLAQLVRRVEWRETGGELGALLAEADWIASLAPSFNRRPDRSAARPAGDANWPFDGPVAFEERGASSVFHVVDRWRYVGAASSIEQAAALAAEASEASERGADAAPVVRRILQTHLARGLQLIPLAGAARADAQPTALGPPAVQTCDSAVPSASFWPES
- a CDS encoding glutathione S-transferase, producing the protein MKLIGMLDSPYVRRAAIGLRLLRIEFEHAPVSVFGEFDAFRAINPVVKAPTLLLDDGEILMDSTLILDYARAIASPDAPPGPRDAAEHALAAKLAGLALAACEKTVQIVYERRLRPPDKQYEPWVERVRGQLHAAYGALEASLPWTRFAAHDNRLAQTGATVAIAWRFTQMVLPEIVDEAAHPRLTAFSASAEDTPLFAAFPPD
- a CDS encoding cold-shock protein is translated as MDTGIVKWFNDAKGFGFITSDNGGEDLFAHFSEIKMDGFKTLKENQRVSFEVKTGPKGKQAANIQAL
- a CDS encoding TlpA disulfide reductase family protein, whose product is MKRIVFTFAALVVAASSAAAELQPLRAADVASLYASGRGAPLVVEIWSLDCGYCRENAAHLVEWQRRHPQVRVALVALDSLDEHARQLADALAQMKLPGSVAQYANDEPMPERLRAALDPGWRGELPRTVWIGADGARRAKSGLLAPGVLDTWLQRRDN
- a CDS encoding nitroreductase family protein, translated to MTTFSDLLRRHRSIRRYKPDAIPRALIDDVCADAVAGASSFGNLNSVSLVLTQDPERKRRLYELHGRQPMILQAPLVVTFVADCYRTRRWLARGRARDNFNNLLGHHVALCDAMIVAQNVCLAFEARGLGVCYMGSTLTAMRGIAAALALPKTCAPITTLVVGYPDEAPAKRDRLPLDAIVHDEAYRTPTDAHIDASYAERDRLAWARCTSSPANRARIAQLGIGSVAQWYSSELKYDPDRCRRDSDALLEFLVHRDFLRADELRRPQPDAQKNPAEAGAREHHAPRRPRLIPAQGKSR
- a CDS encoding TonB-dependent receptor — its product is MSNALAARVARRRLAAACLASFAWPVAHAASTAAAPTDSTSAAAAAAATTASGKTLDVVTVTAQRPAFAPETPGVVEALTRDQIDSHVNVTTEDALKYAPNLMVRRRYIGDRNSVFAGRDFNELQSARGLVYADGLLLSNLLGSSYSYPPRWSLIQPDDIARVDVLYGPFSALYPGNAIGSTVQITTRKPERLDASVSTQFFTQRYRDGYGFADSFGGNHQTARIADRIGRFWYALSLDRLENDGQPMQYASPNGAYDPRLGAPVPVPVTGAVSDVGPNGRPRTIVGAQTIERTEQLNETLRFGYAFTDHIDATVTLGHWENHYRQHGDTFLRDAAGNPVYGGNVSFGGRSYTVSPAAFAPQSGDQENWLYGLGLDARLASGWKLSATASAYDVSRDVLRMASSAPPAAWDGGAGTVFRGDGTGWRTFDLRAESPDVRGHRFSFGYHFDTYFLRNATYNTSNWLNAVPTTLANGYRGNTRTQALYAQDAWRFAPGWLATLGLRYERWDAYGGELGNANATLGYADRGATALSPKLALEWQPADAWRFRLSFATGTRFPTVAELFQGTISNNAIVNNNPNLQPEKAIDWDFTAERDVGFGVVRASVFQSDLRNSIYSQTTVAGASTYTNISNVDRVRVRGVELAFSGQDVGIKGLDVDANVSATNAQTLADTANPNYVGARWPRIPRMRANLLASYRFDEHWMTSVGVRYSGRQYNTLDNGDVNPNVYGGTSSFTVVDLKARYRFDRHWLASFGIDNVTDRRYYVFHPYPGRTFYGELKWSL
- a CDS encoding DUF2946 domain-containing protein, which produces MKRSTRWMSLVWLALVLNVLSPVIGYARAAANASDAPFALELCSAAGARRIVVDGGTRQDGGSLAHVAHCVYCPGFAANVALGSSAPALPGFVRAFVHASRVERPAVFFRRGVRIAQPRAPPETVPV